A region of Streptomyces sp. NBC_01264 DNA encodes the following proteins:
- a CDS encoding ribonuclease HII, which translates to MPYEAPTHTVERSLRATTGAKLIAGVDEVGRGAWAGPVTVCAAITGLRRPPAGLTDSKLLTPKRRDALVGVLEDWVTAYALGHSSPEEIDELGMTAALRLAAVRALEALPVRPDAVILDGKHDYLGAPWQVRTVIKGDQSCVAVAAASVIAKVRRDRMMAEIGEQGGGIEDFAFAANAGYPSPVHRAALEEQGPTAYHRLSWSYLDALPRWSHLKKVRRSEEAMELENGGQLGFDF; encoded by the coding sequence ATGCCGTACGAAGCACCCACTCACACCGTCGAACGCTCCCTCCGGGCGACCACCGGCGCCAAGCTCATCGCCGGGGTCGACGAAGTCGGACGAGGGGCCTGGGCCGGTCCCGTCACCGTCTGCGCGGCGATCACCGGTCTGCGCCGGCCGCCCGCGGGACTCACCGACTCCAAACTGCTCACCCCCAAACGCCGTGACGCGCTCGTCGGCGTCCTGGAGGACTGGGTCACCGCCTACGCCCTGGGCCACTCCTCCCCCGAGGAGATCGACGAGCTCGGGATGACCGCCGCCCTGCGCCTGGCCGCGGTGCGCGCCCTGGAGGCGCTGCCCGTGCGGCCCGACGCGGTGATACTCGACGGCAAGCACGACTACCTCGGTGCGCCCTGGCAGGTCCGGACGGTGATCAAGGGCGACCAGTCCTGCGTCGCCGTCGCCGCGGCCTCGGTGATCGCCAAGGTCCGGCGCGACCGGATGATGGCCGAAATCGGTGAACAGGGCGGCGGAATCGAGGACTTCGCTTTCGCCGCCAACGCCGGATATCCCTCGCCCGTGCACCGGGCGGCATTGGAGGAGCAGGGGCCGACCGCGTACCACCGGCTCTCCTGGTCCTACCTCGACGCGCTGCCCCGCTGGAGCCACCTCAAGAAGGTGCGCCGCAGCGAGGAAGCGATGGAGCTGGAAAACGGAGGCCAACTCGGCTTCGATTTCTGA
- a CDS encoding TetR/AcrR family transcriptional regulator, with protein sequence MMSSRWSVAAPGRRRGPELERAILDAALEQLGTVGWNALTMEGVASGARTGKAALYRRWPSKADLVAEALRTRLPPLGQIQDLGSIREDLYALCVRMRDVMHSRAGQALRAVLHECDHSHAERFHGLIWSGLHEPAHRLIGELVHRGIDRGDVRSDATGPFLVDVVPALMMYRTKVCGSEWSDGDIAEMIDGVMVPLLRV encoded by the coding sequence GTGATGAGTTCGCGCTGGTCAGTGGCGGCCCCGGGGCGCAGGCGGGGGCCCGAACTCGAACGGGCGATTCTCGACGCCGCGTTGGAGCAGTTGGGCACCGTCGGCTGGAACGCCCTCACCATGGAGGGCGTGGCCTCGGGGGCCCGCACCGGAAAGGCGGCGCTCTACCGGCGCTGGCCCTCGAAAGCGGACCTGGTGGCCGAGGCGCTGCGGACGCGGCTGCCGCCGCTCGGCCAGATCCAGGACCTGGGGTCGATCCGCGAGGACCTGTACGCGCTGTGCGTGCGGATGCGGGACGTCATGCACTCGCGGGCCGGGCAGGCCCTGCGGGCGGTGCTTCACGAATGCGATCACAGTCATGCGGAGCGCTTCCACGGCCTGATCTGGTCGGGGCTGCACGAACCGGCGCACAGGCTGATCGGGGAGCTGGTCCATCGCGGAATCGACCGGGGGGACGTCCGATCGGACGCGACCGGTCCGTTTCTCGTGGACGTGGTTCCGGCGCTGATGATGTACCGCACGAAGGTGTGCGGGAGCGAATGGAGCGACGGGGACATCGCCGAGATGATCGACGGGGTGATGGTGCCGCTGCTCAGGGTGTGA